In Halobaculum limi, one DNA window encodes the following:
- a CDS encoding 3-hydroxyacyl-CoA dehydrogenase family protein, which yields MRGLSDIDTVGVVGAGTMGNGIAQVAATAGYDVVMRDIEQAFVDDGFDAMESSLSRLDAKDALDESPETVLDRITGTTDLADLADADLVVEAALENMEVKQDIFADLEAVTDDDVVLATNTSTLSITTIASATDREALVVGLHFMNPVPVMKGVEVVTGEKTDPAVTELAHAFAEELGKETWESDDKPGFVTNRVLMPWINEGIRAYDEGVASKEDMDKGMKLGTNVPMGPLELADHIGLDICLDASETLHEELGDRYKPAYLLKRKVAAGDLGKKTGKGFYEY from the coding sequence ATGCGCGGACTCTCCGACATCGACACGGTAGGCGTCGTGGGCGCGGGAACGATGGGCAACGGCATCGCACAGGTGGCCGCGACCGCCGGTTACGACGTGGTGATGCGCGACATCGAACAGGCGTTCGTCGACGACGGCTTCGATGCGATGGAATCGTCGCTCTCGCGTCTCGACGCGAAAGACGCCCTCGACGAATCGCCCGAGACGGTTCTCGATCGGATCACAGGCACGACCGATCTGGCCGACCTCGCGGACGCCGACCTCGTCGTCGAGGCGGCGCTGGAGAATATGGAGGTGAAACAGGACATCTTCGCGGACCTAGAAGCGGTCACCGACGACGACGTCGTCCTCGCGACGAACACCTCGACGCTGTCGATTACGACCATCGCGTCGGCGACGGACCGCGAAGCCCTCGTCGTCGGCCTCCACTTCATGAATCCGGTCCCCGTAATGAAGGGCGTCGAAGTCGTCACCGGCGAGAAGACCGATCCCGCAGTCACGGAGTTGGCGCACGCGTTCGCCGAGGAGTTGGGCAAGGAGACGTGGGAGAGCGACGACAAACCCGGCTTCGTCACCAACCGCGTGCTGATGCCGTGGATCAACGAGGGCATCCGCGCGTACGACGAGGGCGTCGCCTCGAAGGAGGATATGGACAAGGGGATGAAACTCGGCACGAACGTCCCGATGGGACCGCTCGAACTAGCCGACCACATCGGCCTCGACATCTGTCTCGACGCCAGCGAGACGCTTCACGAGGAACTGGGCGACCGCTACAAGCCCGCGTACCTCCTCAAGCGGAAGGTTGCCGCCGGCGACCTCGGTAAGAAGACCGGCAAGGGATTCTACGAGTACTGA
- a CDS encoding DUF7409 domain-containing protein codes for MGPATGAVLSEAGVDAEAVRRKAVSYRMLVDAGVNPGVAARIRREHSLAWSFESEGEDLRRRSAQVRGLGDAERAWVAASSGDWQAGERPTDPPRGEGGDESGDETDDGERAWVAASGDTASSTKTDGSGDPVAAESAWRERSRPTPVGSLDVVSPEEAADLAEAGITSVRALALADPAEVADALDRDADRVAELRDAAAARAD; via the coding sequence GTGGGACCGGCGACCGGAGCGGTTCTCTCGGAGGCCGGTGTCGACGCCGAGGCCGTTCGACGCAAGGCGGTGTCCTACCGGATGCTCGTCGACGCTGGCGTCAACCCCGGCGTGGCCGCCCGCATCCGTCGAGAACACTCGCTGGCGTGGTCGTTCGAGTCCGAGGGGGAGGACCTCCGCCGTCGCTCGGCGCAGGTTCGCGGACTGGGCGACGCCGAACGAGCGTGGGTCGCCGCCTCGTCGGGGGACTGGCAGGCGGGGGAGCGACCGACCGACCCACCCAGGGGCGAGGGTGGTGATGAGTCCGGAGACGAGACTGACGACGGCGAACGGGCGTGGGTCGCCGCCAGCGGCGATACTGCGTCGTCGACGAAGACCGACGGGTCGGGCGACCCCGTCGCCGCCGAGTCGGCGTGGCGCGAGCGGTCGCGGCCGACGCCGGTCGGGTCGCTCGACGTCGTGTCTCCCGAGGAGGCGGCCGACCTCGCGGAGGCCGGCATCACCTCCGTTCGAGCGTTGGCGCTCGCGGACCCCGCAGAGGTGGCAGACGCACTCGACCGGGACGCCGACCGCGTCGCAGAACTCCGGGACGCGGCCGCCGCCCGCGCCGACTAG
- a CDS encoding class I fructose-bisphosphate aldolase, whose translation MLPDADAAITRDGKALILAYDHGIEHGPVDFEPNPETADPERVFELATHDAVTALAVGKGVAEAYYPQFEDDVTLLAKLNGTSNLWMGEPDSAVNWSVEYAAELGADAIGFTLYGGSNNEVEMAEEFREAQEAARAHDMGVVMWSYPRGQGLKNDTAPDTIAYAARLGLELGADIAKVKYPGSPDAMAAATRMAGPTKVVMSGGSKANDLQLLETVADAMAAGAKGLAVGRNVFQRENPEEMLDALEAVIFEDATVEEALELTSSTPVVDD comes from the coding sequence ATGCTCCCCGACGCGGACGCGGCAATCACCCGGGACGGAAAGGCACTCATTCTCGCGTACGACCACGGGATCGAACACGGGCCGGTCGACTTCGAACCGAACCCCGAGACCGCGGACCCCGAGCGAGTGTTCGAACTCGCCACCCACGACGCGGTCACTGCCCTCGCGGTCGGGAAAGGCGTCGCGGAGGCGTACTACCCGCAGTTCGAGGACGACGTGACGCTGTTGGCGAAACTCAACGGCACGTCGAACCTCTGGATGGGCGAACCCGACTCGGCGGTCAACTGGTCGGTCGAGTACGCCGCCGAGCTGGGCGCCGACGCCATCGGCTTCACGCTGTACGGCGGGTCGAACAATGAGGTGGAGATGGCCGAGGAGTTCCGCGAGGCACAGGAGGCCGCCCGCGCCCACGACATGGGCGTCGTGATGTGGTCGTACCCGCGCGGGCAGGGACTCAAGAACGACACAGCGCCAGACACCATCGCGTACGCGGCCCGTCTCGGCCTCGAACTCGGCGCAGACATCGCGAAGGTGAAGTACCCCGGATCGCCGGACGCGATGGCGGCGGCGACGCGGATGGCCGGCCCGACGAAGGTGGTGATGTCCGGCGGGTCGAAGGCGAACGACCTCCAACTGCTCGAGACGGTCGCCGACGCGATGGCCGCCGGCGCGAAGGGACTCGCGGTCGGTCGGAACGTCTTCCAGCGTGAGAACCCCGAGGAGATGCTCGACGCACTCGAGGCCGTCATCTTCGAGGACGCCACCGTCGAGGAGGCGTTGGAACTGACCTCTTCGACGCCCGTCGTGGACGACTGA
- a CDS encoding class 1 fructose-bisphosphatase, protein MERLDAAESVLDAAAAAAPEIRAGLPGRRRYLDEENPSGEEVLAADVFADDLLETALGDLDAVGTYASEERASAVDTGDGPLSVAVDPLDGSSNLESNNPMGTVVAVYDGTLPAAGRDLVAAGFVLYGPVTTMVAGVGAPGEADVYEYLVTADGDREEMGVIALPDDPTVYGFGGRVPDWPADFAAYVDEVEDELKLRYGGAMIADVSQVLSYGGVFAYPALESAPNGKLRLQFEGNPVAYLVEGAGGRSSDGTGPILDVTATDLHQRVPVHVGNASLIERLESALQ, encoded by the coding sequence ATGGAGAGACTCGACGCCGCGGAGTCGGTCCTCGACGCCGCCGCGGCCGCCGCGCCCGAAATCCGTGCTGGCCTCCCCGGGAGACGCCGCTATCTCGACGAGGAGAACCCCTCCGGCGAGGAGGTGCTCGCGGCCGACGTGTTCGCGGACGACCTGCTTGAAACCGCGCTCGGCGACCTCGACGCTGTCGGCACGTACGCCAGCGAGGAACGAGCCTCGGCGGTCGACACCGGCGACGGGCCGCTCTCGGTCGCGGTCGACCCCCTCGACGGGTCCTCGAACCTCGAGTCGAACAACCCGATGGGAACCGTCGTCGCCGTCTACGACGGGACGTTGCCGGCGGCCGGGCGCGACCTCGTCGCCGCCGGGTTCGTCCTCTACGGTCCGGTGACAACGATGGTTGCCGGCGTCGGCGCACCCGGCGAGGCCGACGTCTACGAGTACCTCGTCACCGCCGACGGCGACCGGGAAGAGATGGGCGTCATCGCGCTTCCTGACGACCCCACGGTGTACGGCTTCGGTGGCCGCGTCCCCGACTGGCCGGCCGACTTCGCCGCGTACGTCGACGAGGTCGAAGACGAACTGAAACTCCGCTACGGCGGCGCGATGATCGCGGACGTGAGTCAGGTGCTCAGTTACGGCGGCGTGTTCGCGTACCCCGCGCTGGAGTCGGCCCCGAACGGCAAACTCCGCCTCCAGTTCGAGGGCAATCCCGTCGCGTACCTTGTGGAGGGGGCGGGTGGGCGCTCTTCGGACGGAACCGGACCGATTCTCGATGTGACCGCGACCGACCTCCACCAGCGGGTTCCCGTCCACGTCGGGAACGCGTCGCTCATCGAGCGTCTCGAATCCGCTCTCCAGTAG